The following coding sequences are from one Streptomyces sp. NBC_01294 window:
- a CDS encoding anthrone oxygenase family protein translates to METARFASLIAATITMGLMSGLFYGFAVSVMPGLARSADRTVIETMQRINVAILNGWFMLGYLGALVFTGVAVALHATGDGGRQALAPLIGALVAYILAMAVTARINIPLNNALEQAGPVEQIKDMAAVRRAFEQPWVRANVWRAVLCTVALGLLAWALVLHGQGR, encoded by the coding sequence GTGGAAACGGCACGGTTCGCGTCACTGATCGCCGCGACGATCACCATGGGTCTGATGAGCGGCCTGTTCTACGGTTTTGCGGTGTCCGTCATGCCGGGTCTGGCGCGCAGCGCCGACCGGACCGTCATCGAGACGATGCAGCGCATCAACGTGGCGATCCTCAACGGCTGGTTCATGCTCGGCTACCTGGGGGCACTGGTGTTCACCGGGGTGGCGGTGGCGCTCCACGCCACGGGTGACGGCGGGCGCCAGGCACTGGCACCGCTGATCGGCGCGCTCGTCGCCTACATCCTGGCGATGGCGGTCACGGCTCGCATCAACATCCCGCTGAACAACGCCCTGGAACAGGCCGGGCCCGTCGAGCAGATCAAGGACATGGCCGCCGTCCGCCGCGCCTTCGAGCAGCCGTGGGTACGCGCCAATGTGTGGCGTGCGGTGCTGTGCACGGTGGCGCTGGGCCTCCTGGCCTGGGCACTGGTCTTGCACGGCCAAGGCCGCTGA
- a CDS encoding PadR family transcriptional regulator yields MAKLLTEMLKGTLEGIVLAILSGRPAYGYEITAGLREQGFSDIAEGTIYALLVRIEKRGLVDVEKVPSEKGPPRKVYSLNAQGREYLEEFWRTWSFLTERLEQLREGGK; encoded by the coding sequence ATGGCCAAGCTGCTGACGGAGATGCTCAAGGGCACGCTGGAGGGCATCGTCCTCGCGATCCTGTCCGGCCGGCCCGCGTACGGCTACGAGATCACGGCGGGACTGCGGGAGCAGGGTTTCTCCGACATCGCCGAGGGGACCATCTACGCGCTGCTCGTCAGGATCGAGAAGCGCGGCCTCGTCGACGTGGAGAAGGTCCCGTCCGAGAAGGGACCGCCGCGCAAGGTGTACTCCCTCAACGCTCAGGGACGGGAGTACCTCGAAGAGTTCTGGAGGACGTGGAGCTTCCTCACGGAACGACTGGAACAGCTCCGCGAAGGGGGCAAGTAA